From a region of the Alosa sapidissima isolate fAloSap1 chromosome 9, fAloSap1.pri, whole genome shotgun sequence genome:
- the LOC121719190 gene encoding histone H3, with translation MARTKQTARKSTGGKAPRKQLATKAARKSAPATGGVKKPHRYRPGTVALREIRRYQKSTELLIRKLPFQRLVREIAQDFKTDLRFQSSAVMALQEASEAYLVGLFEDTNLCAIHAKRVTIMPKDIQLARRIRGERA, from the coding sequence atggcaagaacCAAGCAGACAGCCCGCAAATCTACCGGAGGTAAGGCTCCGAGGAAGCAGCTCGCCACCAAGGCTGCGCGTAAAAGCGCACCAGCAACCGGTGGAGTGAAGAAGCCTCACCGTTACAGGCCTGGTACCGTAGCTCTGAGAGAGATCCGTCGTTACCAGAAGTCCACTGAGCTGCTGATCCGCAAGCTGCCTTTCCAGCGTCTGGTGAGAGAAATTGCTCAGGACTTCAAGACTGATCTGCGCTTCCAGAGCTCTGCAGTCATGGCTCTTCAGGAGGCTAGCGAGGCTTATCTGGTCGGTCTGTTCGAGGATACTAACCTGTGCGCCATCCACGCTAAGAGGGTCACCATCATGCCCAAAGACATCCAGCTGGCTCGTCGTATCCGTGGGGAGCGTGCTTAA
- the LOC121719221 gene encoding histone H1-like: MAETAPAPAAAPAKAPKKKAPRPKKTGPSVGELVVKAISASKEKKGVSLAALKKALAAGGYDVEKNNARVKLAIKSLVTKGTLVQTKGTGASGSFKLNKAVEKKPAKKAAPKAKKPATKKPAAAKKAKKVAAKKPAAAKKSPKKAAKKPATPKKATKSPKKAKKPAAPKKAAKSPKKAKAAKPKAAKPKVAKPKKAAPKKK; encoded by the coding sequence ATGGCAGAAACTGCTCCAGCCCCCGCTGCTGCTCCAGCAAAGGCCCCCAAGAAGAAGGCGCCCCGACCCAAGAAAACTGGACCAAGTGTAGGCGAGCTCGTCGTCAAGGCTATCTCTGCCTccaaagagaagaaaggagtcTCTCTTGCTGCGCTGAAGAAAGCTTTGGCGGCTGGTGGGTACGATGTGGAAAAGAACAACGCTCGTGTCAAGCTGGCCATCAAGAGTTTGGTTACAAAGGGTACTCTTGTCCAGACCAAGGGGACTGGTGCCTCCGGCTCCTTCAAGCTGAACAAGGCGGTGGAAAAGAAGCCCGCAAAGAAGGCAGCTCCTAAAGCCAAGAAGCCAGCAACGAAGAAGCCTGCCGCGGCCAAGAAGGCCAAGAAGGTAGCAGCCAAGAAGCCGGCGGCCGCCAAAAAGTCTCCGAAGAAAGCAGCCAAGAAGCCCGCCACGCCGAAAAAGGCAACGAAGAGCCCGAAGAAGGCCAAGAAGCCCGCTGCACCCAAGAAGGCAGCAAAGAGCCCCAAGAAAGCCAAGGCAGCAAAACCCAAGGCGGCCAAGCCTAAAGTTGCTAAACCCAAAAAGGCTGCACCCAAGAAGAAGTAA
- the LOC121719198 gene encoding histone H2A, translating into MSGRGKTGGKARAKAKTRSSRAGLQFPVGRVHRLLRKGNYAQRVGAGAPVYLAAVLEYLTAEILELAGNAARDNKKTRIIPRHLQLAVRNDEELNKLLGGVTIAQGGVLPNIQAVLLPKKTEKSK; encoded by the coding sequence ATGAGCGGTAGAGGCAAAACCGGTGGCAAAGCCAGAGCTAAAGCCAAGACACGTTCATCCAGGGCTGGACTGCAGTTCCCCGTGGGCCGTGTGCACAGGCTGCTGCGTAAAGGTAATTATGCTCAGCGTGTCGGCGCTGGTGCACCGGTTTACTTGGCTGCCGTGCTCGAGTACCTGACTGCTGAGATCCTGGAGTTGGCCGGCAACGCTGCCCGTGACAATAAGAAGACCCGTATCATTCCTCGCCATCTGCAGCTGGCTGTGCGTAACGACGAGGAGTTGAACAAACTGCTCGGCGGTGTGACCATCGCTCAGGGCGGTGTGCTGCCCAACATCCAGGCTGTGCTGTTGCCCAAGAAAACAGAGAAGTCCAAATAA
- the LOC121719156 gene encoding cytosolic phospholipase A2 delta-like: MDVVIRKDLCPHETHFIKERQSKVQDALCRHAIHCPENIVPRVALLGSGGGQRAHTGFLGVMRQLGKEDLLDCMLYVARVSGSTWCMSSLYKDPQWTQNAEEAANEALLSMSEGEGVTFHDGVYWMKQRHEEGYFSLSDVWGVLTCRIKGVSLETRFLMDDKVENGAIPYPLYSAIEKHCFHKEQPPGCCSCLDRLINFKTPRTDFVFEFSPHEVGFLEPEAYVKTSLLKQDFVGGKVKSDQRRKPMDMVQLQGICGCAMGDFDIIIKYMKDTLWDWIHSIILDLESGAYSGKTDIVFILADLMKKYADTEHSLSELERLKCLLGVSYGEFSLSLKGLEQETWRNMIDQERKELVEAISDELIASIDKWGHDHSQFEGTAGDVWWVMRHVMPLFIGWRFGTVANFLYKFRDDAIPKDMIQKKQMHLIDAGLYLNSPYPSALRAARCIDLIISFDFSDGDPFETLKVASQYAVINHLPFPKVDPHLDSKCPKSCYVFEEGGKPTVIHIPLFNMDNCENEETLEMEKKEYTTVQWPYRDKTKIDHLADLAAKNVRMNREIILSEIEKIVQ; the protein is encoded by the exons ATGGATGTGGTGATCAG AAAGGACCTCTGCCCCCATGAGACACATTTCATTAAGGAAAGGCAAAGTAAAGTACAGGATGCTCTATGCAGACATGCCATTCACTGTCCTGAG AATATAGTTCCTCGTGTGGCACTGTTGGGTTCTGGGGGTGGCCAAAGGGCCCACACCGGCTTCCTTGGTGTTATGCGGCAGTTGGGAAAAGAAGATCTCCTAGACTGCATGCTCTATGTGGCCAGAGTCTCTGGATCCACGtg GTGCATGTCCTCATTGTATAAAGACCCACAGTGGACACAGAATGCAGAGGAGGCTGCAAATGAAGCACTGTTGAGCATGTCTGAGGGGGAGGGTGTCACATTCCATGATGGCGTTTACTGGATGAAGCAGAGACACGAGGAAGGATATTTTTCCCTCTCTGATGTGTGGGGGGTGCTAACTTGCAGAATAAAAGGTGTATCT CTGGAGACCAGGTTTTTGATGGATGACAAAGTTGAAAATGGGGCCATTCCATACCCACTCTACAGTGCCATTGAAAAACATTGCTTTCACAAGGAACAGCCACCAG GTTGCTGCTCCTGCCTTGACAGATTAATAAACTTCAAAACTCCTCGAACAGATTTTGTGTTTGAGTTCAGTCCTCATGAGGTTGGCTTCCTAGAGCCTGAAGCTTATGTGAAGACATCACTGCTGAAGCAGGACTTTgtgggagggaaagtgaaatcTGACCAGCGGAGGAAACCAATGGATATGGTTCAACTGCAAG GAATTTGTGGATGTGCTATGGGAGATTTTGACataatcataaaatatatgAAGGACACTCTCTGGGACTGGATTCACTCAATTATACTTG ACCTAGAAAGTGGTGCATATTCAG GAAAGACTGACATTGTATTCATATTGGCTGACTTGATGAAGAAGTATGCTGACACAGAGCACAGCCTCTCTGAGTTGGAAAGACTTAAATGTCTCCTTGGAG TGAGTTATGGAGAATTCAGCCTGTCACTTAAGGGTCTAGAGCAAGAGACCTGGAGAAACATGATTGACCAAGAGAGGAAGGAACTTGTGGAAGCCATCTCTGATGAACTGATAGCTTCAATAGACAAATGGGGCCACGACCACTCTCAATTTGAAGGCACAGCTGGTGATG tgtGGTGGGTCATGAGACATGTAATGCCATTGTTCATTGGCTGGAGGTTTGGAACTGTGGCTAATTTCCTCTACAAATTTCGAG ATGATGCCATACCTAAGGACATGATTCAAAAGAAACAGATGCATCTGATAGATGCTGGACTCTACCTAAACTCACCATATCCATCAGCCCTGAGAGCAGCCAGATGCATAGATCTCATCATATCCTTTGATTTCAGTGATGGAGACCCCTTTGAG ACACTGAAGGTGGCCAGTCAGTATGCagtcattaaccaccttccttTCCCCAAAGTGGATCCACATTTGGACTCTAAATGCCCAAAGTCCTGTTATGTTTTTGAAGAAGGAGGCAAACCAACAGTTATTCACATTCCCCTCTTTAACATGGACAACTGTGAAA ATGAAGAAACActtgaaatggaaaaaaaggaatacacaACCGTCCAGTGGCCCTACCGAGACAAAACAAAGATCGATCACCTGGCAGATCTAGCAGCGAAAAATGTGAGGATGAACCGAGAAATCATCCTGAGTGAGATAGAAAAGATAGTGCAGTGA
- the LOC121719209 gene encoding histone H2B-like — protein MPDPAKPAPKKGSKKAVTKAAGKGGKKRRKSRKESYAIYVYKVLKQVHPDTGISSKAMGIMNSFVNDIFERIAGEASRLAHYNKRSTISSREIQTAVRLLLPGELAKHAVSEGTKAVTKYTSSK, from the coding sequence ATGCCAGACCCAGCTAAACCTGCCCCAAAGAAAGGCTCAAAGAAAGCCGTGACAAAAGCAGCCGGCAAGGGAGGCAAGAAACGCAGAAAGTCCAGGAAAGAGAGCTACGCTATCTACGTATACAAAGTCTTGAAGCAGGTCCACCCTGACACCGGTATCTCTTCCAAGGCCATGGGCATTATGAACTCCTTCGTAAACGACATCTTCGAACGCATCGCTGGAGAAGCCTCCCGCTTGGCTCACTACAACAAGCGTTCCACTATCTCTTCCAGGGAGATCCAGACTGCAGTGCGTCTGCTTCTGCCCGGTGAGCTGGCCAAGCACGCTGTGTCCGAGGGAACCAAGGCCGTCACCAAGTACACCAGCTCCAAGTAA
- the LOC121717951 gene encoding B-cell receptor CD22-like, with translation MYMLVVLFLLSLPAVQSEGSVTYSTTRVCGFKGASVVLPCTYDYSWIGGYIGGEWYEETRERVRRHNPPDYNCSLKIDKLSDDHSGVYRFQFYTTLHYSWITGRPGVELSITDLQVKEEAVVGNQNQTKVTCSTFCSLDSQYVWYKNGQTLRDETTAFILLDSTKHSEAAHYSCAVRGHEGHPSPTVSLQVFIPPEAVTEGERVTLTCDTTCRLSKDPTFIWYKNGQPVTYKHTTRDNKLHLNPVSSEDAGSYSCAVSGHESLSSNDVFLNVRYRPTHVSVSISPSDGIKEGTSVTLTCSSDANPPVHTYTWYMKSGAESLVRGTGESISFNLTSDTSGLYYCEAQNELGSQNSTGVAVPSKGGLVISIAVTSGIVIAVILALMLVFVRRYTMARKRKNTTIKQETRGVLKVFLENVIRDAVTYTEHAKRKTVTAMDVVYALKRQGRTLYGFGG, from the exons ATGTACATGTTGGTggtattatttctcctaagtcTGCCAG CTGTGCAGAGTGAGGGGAGTGTGACATACTCCACCACTAGAGTCTGTGGTTTTAAAGGAGCGTCAGTGGTCCTGCCCTGCACATACGACTATTCCTGGATTGGTGGATATATTGGAGGAGAGTGGTAtgaagagacgagagagagagtcagaagaCACAACCCTCCTGATTATAACTGCAGTCTGAAAATAGACAAACTGTCAGATGATCACTCTGGTGTTTATCGGTTTCAGTTTTACACAACCCTTCACTACAGCTGGATAACAGGCAGACCTGGTGTTGAACTTTCAATCACAG ACCTGCAGGTGAAGGAGGAGGCTGTTGTAGGGAATCAGAATCAGACTAAAGTGACCTGCAGTACTTTCTGCAGTTTGGACTCTCAGTATGTCTGGTACAAGAATGGACAGACTCTACGAGACGAAACTACAGCCTTCATACTACTGGACTCAACCAAACATTCTGAAGCAGCCCATTACTCCTGTGCTGTGAGAGGTCATGAGGgtcacccctcccccacagtgt CTCTGCAGGTGTTCATACCTCCTGAAGcagtgacagagggagagagagtgacccTCACCTGTGATACCACCTGTAGACTGAGCAAAGACCCCACCTTCATCTGGTACAAGAATGGGCAGCCTGTGACCTATAAACACACAACCAGAGACAACAAGCTGCATCTAAACCCAGTCAGCAGTGAGGATGCAGGCAGTTACTCCTGTGCTGTTAGTGGACACGAGAGTCTCTCTTCAAATGATGTCTTTCTCAATGTGAGAT ACAGGCCAACACATGTCTCAGTTTCCATCAGTCCCTCTGATGGAATAAAGGAGGGGACTTCagtgactctgacctgcagcagtgatgccaaCCCACCAGTGCACACCTACACCTGGTACATGAAGAGTGGAGCTGAATCTCTTGTTAGGGGCACAGGGGAGAGCATCAGCTTCAATCTGACCTCTGATACCAGTGGACTTTACTACTGTGAGGCACAGAATGAACTTGGCTCTCAGAACTCTACTGGAGTTGCTGTTCCTTCTAAAG GGGGACTTGTCATTTCCATAGCTGTCACATCAGGAATCGTCATAGCCGTGATTCTTGCTCTCATGCTGGTGTTTGTCAG GAGGTATACGATGGCAAGGAAAAGGAAAAACACCACAATAAAACAG GAAACCCGAGGTGTCTTGAAGGTTTTCCTGGAGAACGTAATTCGTGACGCCGTCACTTATACTGAGCATGCCAAGAGAAAGACCGTGACCGCTATGGACGTGGTTTATGCTCTTAAACGCCAGGGTCGTACTCTGTATGGTTTTGGTGGGTAA